One window of Methanobacterium alkalithermotolerans genomic DNA carries:
- a CDS encoding NYN domain-containing protein, giving the protein MKVIIDASNVAHYGKRADDKPRLKNISSSIEALKKLGYEVIIIADASLRHEIDEKESFNQLLDDGKVQQVPSGTTADHYILKLAEEEDAKILSNDVFREYFDEFQDINSRRIPYQLKDGEIEIGSSSKPKKVKNILQKISSDILYDFEKKNVDSYRTKRGKKLSGIAVAKEVIDRINRSQEEGIEPKLEGLLMKLPLFEKVMNMVEEAEKTSNFIIFVLVHPRDYRDAVKYAGNIAVTVGDRLKLDHAPLVAVRNDLFTKAGSFELNIIYSDEVVEESPYNVNITINDHDYSFVKKNSRNIASTVAARIGTWKFPIVSVKPSMLMEKPGQYEIILEKGGTD; this is encoded by the coding sequence TTGAAAGTAATCATTGATGCATCAAATGTAGCCCATTATGGAAAAAGGGCAGATGATAAGCCTCGCTTAAAAAATATCTCAAGTTCAATTGAGGCATTGAAAAAATTAGGTTATGAAGTAATAATCATAGCGGATGCATCTTTACGTCATGAAATAGATGAAAAAGAATCATTTAATCAGCTTCTAGATGATGGTAAAGTACAACAGGTACCTTCTGGTACTACTGCAGATCATTATATTCTTAAACTAGCTGAAGAGGAAGATGCTAAAATATTATCTAATGATGTTTTCCGGGAATATTTTGATGAATTTCAGGATATAAACAGCCGGAGAATACCTTACCAATTAAAAGATGGTGAAATAGAAATAGGTAGTTCTTCCAAACCCAAGAAAGTTAAGAACATACTCCAGAAAATTTCTTCAGATATACTTTATGACTTTGAAAAGAAAAATGTAGATTCTTACCGCACCAAAAGAGGTAAAAAGCTTAGTGGAATTGCCGTGGCCAAAGAAGTTATAGATCGTATAAATCGCAGCCAGGAAGAGGGAATTGAACCTAAACTGGAAGGACTTTTAATGAAATTGCCTCTTTTTGAAAAAGTTATGAACATGGTAGAAGAAGCCGAAAAAACCAGTAACTTCATCATTTTCGTACTGGTGCACCCACGAGACTATCGTGACGCGGTAAAATATGCAGGTAATATTGCTGTTACTGTTGGAGACCGCTTAAAACTTGATCATGCGCCTTTAGTAGCAGTTCGTAATGATTTATTTACTAAAGCCGGGAGTTTTGAACTGAATATTATTTATTCTGATGAAGTGGTGGAAGAATCTCCCTATAATGTCAATATTACTATAAATGATCATGATTACTCTTTTGTCAAGAAAAACTCCCGAAATATTGCCAGTACAGTTGCTGCACGAATTGGAACCTGGAAGTTTCCTATAGTGTCAGTAAAACCCAGTATGTTAATGGAAAAGCCAGGTCAATATGAAATTATTCTTGAAAAGGGAGGAACTGATTAA
- a CDS encoding metallophosphoesterase family protein, giving the protein MAIIAHLSDLHVGAINFKEDILFEAIKQVNNLNPDAVVITGDITENGYYHEYLQVAEYLELFENPMMVVPGNHDSRHIGNESFEEIIKHRHGTLSTNDGEIKIIGLDSSEPDLDYGKVGRSQQYWMENELRKAHKIKQYKVIALHHHIIPVPKTGRERNVLTDAGDILQSLIYENADLVISGHKHVPHVWHLENTTFVTAGSVSSLKLRGKDINSYNIYNIQEDKIEIKLKQVQGKNYLMASYDNKCILP; this is encoded by the coding sequence ATGGCCATTATCGCCCATTTATCAGATCTTCATGTGGGTGCTATAAATTTTAAAGAAGATATTTTATTCGAAGCAATAAAACAGGTTAATAATTTAAATCCAGATGCAGTAGTTATAACTGGCGACATCACTGAAAATGGATATTATCATGAATATTTGCAGGTGGCAGAATATCTGGAGCTATTTGAAAATCCCATGATGGTGGTACCGGGAAATCATGACTCACGGCATATTGGAAATGAAAGCTTTGAAGAAATAATTAAACACCGCCATGGTACATTAAGTACTAATGATGGTGAAATAAAGATTATTGGCCTGGATAGTAGTGAACCAGATTTGGATTATGGTAAAGTAGGTCGTTCCCAGCAGTACTGGATGGAAAACGAATTAAGAAAAGCACATAAGATTAAGCAGTACAAAGTTATAGCTCTACATCATCATATAATTCCAGTACCTAAAACCGGACGGGAAAGAAATGTGCTAACTGATGCCGGAGATATTTTACAATCTTTAATATATGAAAACGCAGATCTGGTAATTTCCGGACATAAACACGTGCCTCATGTCTGGCATTTAGAGAACACCACTTTTGTTACTGCTGGATCTGTTTCCTCCTTAAAGCTTCGAGGTAAGGATATTAATTCATATAATATCTATAATATCCAGGAGGATAAAATAGAAATTAAATTAAAACAGGTGCAGGGTAAAAATTATTTAATGGCCAGTTATGATAATAAATGTATTTTACCATGA
- a CDS encoding nascent polypeptide-associated complex protein: protein MIPGMGMNPKQLKQMQRSMKQMGMDMKEVHGATEVIIKLKNKEIIIKNPKVNIMDFMGQKTYQITGKPKEKAIKSELVIPADDIELVVTQTGVTPEEAEKALKETKGDLAEAILRLS from the coding sequence ATGATACCAGGAATGGGTATGAACCCGAAACAATTGAAACAAATGCAAAGAAGCATGAAACAGATGGGAATGGACATGAAAGAAGTCCATGGAGCTACTGAGGTTATCATAAAATTGAAAAATAAGGAAATAATCATCAAAAATCCTAAAGTCAATATAATGGATTTTATGGGTCAAAAGACCTACCAGATTACTGGTAAACCCAAAGAAAAAGCCATTAAAAGTGAATTAGTAATACCTGCTGATGATATTGAGCTGGTAGTAACTCAAACAGGTGTAACTCCTGAAGAAGCAGAAAAAGCATTGAAAGAAACAAAGGGAGATTTAGCCGAAGCTATACTGAGGTTGAGTTAA
- the tgtA gene encoding tRNA guanosine(15) transglycosylase TgtA: MFQIKNKDSLGRTGILKTKNGIVKTPALMPVIHPGKQKINVKKLGAEIVITNAYIIYKNEELREKASLEGVHKLINFDGPIMTDSGSFQLSEYGDIDITNPEVIEFQELIGTDIGTSLDIPTPPNVTRNQAEKELEITIERAQESLKYRKEILLNSVVQGSTFNDLRSYCADELGKLDVELHPIGAVVPLMESYRYTDLVDVVMSSVTHLPDSRPRHLMGAGHPMIFALAVAMGCDLFDSAAYILYAEDDRFLSPSGTYKLENLQEMPCSCEICCKYTPDDLRSMEKKERKLLIAEHNLNISFAEIRIIKQAIADGNLMELVEQRCRAHPRLLEAYRHLANYVDDIEKYDPLYKKSAFFYSGPESLKRAEVYRYLNKLDKMPKKSRLLILSSSRKPYSTYLPEKLGKLYHIGTSTKSGDEDLQIMFVDIPFGLIPLELDEVYPLAQNESPVITDETACEFIKNLIEQVTEDYEEVIIEGNLNEKFDLGLYCEYEFKEELKLKLDEKDKITSVADYQFGKGAGAALFESKLDIVKSKKTGKIRHVYDDAENLIATMRASDGFFVLSKEGARRLHSRMEYPQNRVVVNQDSEPFAREGKSIFAKFVIDCDRNIRASEEVLIVNENDELLAFGKSLLNSAEILDFKVGQAIKTRKGGI, from the coding sequence ATGTTTCAAATTAAAAATAAAGACAGCTTAGGAAGAACTGGAATTCTGAAAACAAAAAATGGGATAGTTAAAACACCTGCGTTAATGCCTGTAATTCATCCAGGAAAACAAAAAATTAATGTTAAAAAGTTAGGGGCCGAAATAGTAATAACCAATGCATATATAATCTATAAAAACGAAGAACTTCGAGAAAAAGCTTCCCTGGAGGGAGTACATAAATTAATTAATTTTGATGGCCCTATAATGACTGATTCCGGTTCTTTCCAGCTATCAGAATACGGTGATATCGATATAACTAATCCGGAAGTTATTGAATTTCAGGAACTGATTGGAACAGATATTGGTACTTCCCTGGACATACCCACCCCACCGAATGTTACTCGAAACCAGGCCGAAAAAGAACTGGAAATAACTATAGAAAGGGCCCAGGAATCTTTAAAATATAGAAAAGAAATCCTCTTAAATTCGGTGGTTCAGGGATCGACTTTCAACGATTTAAGATCATACTGTGCGGATGAGTTGGGAAAACTGGATGTGGAACTGCATCCCATTGGAGCAGTAGTACCCTTAATGGAAAGTTACCGGTATACCGATCTGGTTGATGTGGTGATGTCTTCGGTAACCCACCTTCCAGATTCCCGACCACGACACCTGATGGGTGCAGGACACCCCATGATATTTGCCCTGGCTGTGGCTATGGGATGTGATTTATTCGATTCTGCCGCTTATATACTTTATGCAGAAGATGATCGATTTTTAAGTCCATCTGGAACGTATAAACTGGAAAATTTGCAGGAAATGCCCTGTTCATGCGAAATATGCTGCAAATACACACCTGATGATTTGAGAAGTATGGAAAAAAAGGAAAGGAAACTTTTAATTGCTGAACATAATCTCAATATTAGTTTTGCTGAAATAAGAATCATAAAACAAGCCATAGCCGATGGAAATCTAATGGAACTGGTTGAACAACGATGCCGGGCCCATCCTAGATTACTGGAGGCCTACCGACATTTAGCTAATTATGTGGATGATATCGAAAAATATGACCCGCTTTATAAAAAATCAGCATTCTTCTATTCTGGCCCTGAATCATTAAAAAGAGCAGAAGTTTATCGATATTTGAATAAACTTGATAAAATGCCTAAAAAAAGCAGACTGCTTATTTTAAGTTCCAGTAGAAAGCCTTATTCAACCTATTTGCCTGAAAAACTGGGGAAGTTATACCATATAGGGACCTCCACAAAATCAGGTGATGAAGATTTACAGATAATGTTTGTTGATATTCCATTTGGGTTAATACCCCTGGAATTAGATGAGGTTTACCCTCTGGCTCAGAATGAATCTCCAGTTATTACCGATGAAACCGCCTGTGAATTCATAAAAAATTTGATTGAACAGGTAACAGAGGATTATGAGGAAGTTATCATTGAAGGTAATTTAAATGAAAAATTTGATCTGGGTCTCTATTGTGAATATGAATTTAAAGAAGAATTAAAACTAAAGCTGGATGAAAAAGACAAAATAACTTCTGTAGCTGATTATCAATTTGGAAAAGGAGCAGGTGCGGCATTATTTGAAAGTAAGCTGGATATAGTTAAGAGTAAAAAAACAGGAAAAATAAGACATGTTTATGATGATGCTGAAAATTTAATTGCCACCATGCGGGCCTCAGATGGCTTTTTTGTTCTAAGTAAAGAAGGAGCCCGGAGGCTTCACTCCCGAATGGAATATCCTCAAAATAGAGTGGTGGTGAATCAAGACTCGGAACCATTTGCCCGGGAAGGAAAAAGTATATTTGCTAAATTTGTTATAGATTGTGATAGGAATATTAGAGCAAGTGAAGAAGTTTTAATTGTAAATGAAAATGATGAACTTTTAGCATTTGGCAAGTCATTACTAAATAGTGCTGAAATACTAGATTTCAAAGTAGGCCAAGCAATTAAAACTAGAAAAGGAGGAATATGA
- a CDS encoding MnmC family methyltransferase, which translates to MTKKQVDTSLTPQKEAMDIIKHYFKKEIEGDSLARIKGQKEIKKFLIKTEDGSYTLNSNEVSGKSETMHTHHGAITESVEKFVKPSLLENKKNIKVLDICCGLGYNAAALIDYLDPLSKEDIVLSLDMVEISTETVAAGLLVPSPVQSHLNIKKAYEEELIKQKFARSREVEHEIPSNLFLNVIIEDARQVVLNLKEGYYDAIFLDPFSPSKAPELYSVEFLKVLKKIIKNDGVICTYTSAAPVRAAFVEAGFHIGEGPSFGRKSGGTVASLSLENIKEDISRDDERMIALSDAGIPFRDPHMNLNGSELILNRSKERKIVRGSFKFSSAVKTPLFLGKDIEKDRLGRRILRNTKKMNIANLKSKEAFYLICFQYDYCACGCGKPRIYNSRDRIIKMKDRLFLHSSGNFSP; encoded by the coding sequence ATGACAAAAAAGCAGGTTGATACTTCATTAACGCCTCAAAAAGAGGCCATGGATATTATAAAACATTATTTTAAAAAGGAAATAGAAGGGGACTCTCTTGCACGGATTAAGGGGCAAAAAGAAATTAAAAAATTCTTAATTAAAACTGAAGATGGTTCTTATACTTTAAATTCAAATGAAGTATCAGGAAAATCCGAGACCATGCACACTCACCACGGTGCTATCACCGAATCTGTGGAAAAATTTGTTAAACCATCTCTTTTAGAAAATAAAAAGAATATTAAGGTTCTGGATATATGTTGTGGCCTGGGATATAATGCTGCTGCTCTTATAGACTATTTAGATCCTCTTTCAAAGGAGGATATAGTTTTAAGTCTGGATATGGTGGAAATTTCCACAGAAACTGTGGCTGCAGGATTGTTGGTTCCCAGCCCGGTGCAATCTCATCTTAATATAAAGAAAGCCTATGAAGAAGAGCTTATAAAACAAAAATTTGCCAGATCCCGTGAGGTGGAACATGAAATACCCTCTAATTTATTTTTAAATGTAATTATAGAGGATGCCCGCCAGGTGGTACTTAATCTAAAAGAGGGTTATTATGATGCCATTTTTTTAGACCCTTTCAGCCCCTCTAAAGCCCCGGAACTCTACTCTGTTGAATTTTTAAAAGTATTGAAGAAAATTATTAAAAATGACGGTGTAATATGTACTTATACCTCTGCTGCTCCAGTCAGGGCTGCTTTTGTTGAAGCAGGGTTTCATATAGGTGAAGGACCCTCTTTTGGTAGAAAATCCGGGGGTACAGTAGCCTCTTTATCACTTGAAAATATAAAAGAAGATATTTCAAGAGATGATGAGAGGATGATTGCACTTTCTGATGCAGGAATCCCCTTTCGTGACCCCCATATGAATTTAAATGGATCTGAATTAATATTGAATCGTTCAAAAGAAAGGAAAATCGTCAGGGGTAGTTTTAAATTTTCTTCAGCAGTGAAAACTCCGCTATTCCTTGGAAAAGATATTGAAAAAGACAGATTAGGCCGGCGAATACTTAGAAATACTAAGAAAATGAATATTGCTAACTTAAAGTCAAAAGAGGCATTTTATTTAATTTGTTTTCAATATGATTACTGTGCATGTGGATGTGGGAAACCTAGAATTTACAATTCCCGAGATAGAATAATTAAGATGAAAGATAGATTGTTTTTGCACTCCTCTGGAAATTTTTCACCGTGA